Below is a genomic region from Desulfobotulus pelophilus.
GGTGTTCTGGAGGAGCGGCGTGTGGTAGATTATTCGGTGTAAGAATTCCTGTTATAGATAGGCTCTGGATTATGAAAGTGGTTTCCGCCATGGAGCGGAAGCCGCTTTTTTTTGTTGGTTCGGTATCCGGTGGGGTTAGGCCCTTATGAAGGCCCGGATGCCCCAAGAGGTGCAGGCCCGGGAGCAGTGAAAAAAAGGTAATGCCTGCCGAAGGCCGGTTGCATGCCGCCGTCAGAGCAGGGTCAGATAAATTGATTTGCTTCGGTTTTTTTAAAAATAATCCGAAAAATAAGGTGCTGCCTGGGGAATGAGCTGTTCCAGAGAGCGTAGTGTTCTGGGGTCCGTTCGGAGACGTTCAATACTTGCCAGATAGGAGGGGCGCTTGTAGCCCATGAGCATGGTGGTCAAGGTCTGGATATCTGTGTGGACCGGTTGTCCCAGGGGCTCTCTGGACAGGCACAGGTTCTCATTTCTGTCAAAGGAGATGCCGAAAACGCCCCGGTTCCATTCCAGCACAGAATCCTCAACAACGAAATGGAAATCCGTAACTGGAGGATTGGCAAAGGGGCAGGCCAGAAGAAACTTTTCAAGATCTACTATGCGGGCCATGATATAGGGCTGGATAGTTTCCGTTATTTCGCTGTCTTCCAGAAGAAAGGCTATGGGTTCGTCTTTATAGGAAAAACCTTTGACTTCTTCTATCATGGAAAAGTGCGCGGAGATATAGTTCCATAATCCTTTTCTGGCCTCCTGATTCAGATAAAACATTTCTTTGATGTGAAAAATGTCTTCAGCAATTCTGTAGAACAGGCACCCTGTGGGCTCTTTGTCTGAATTGTAATAAAGGGCGGCAAAGTGCTCTTCTTCATTTTCCCAGCGCC
It encodes:
- a CDS encoding GNAT family N-acetyltransferase, with the protein product MSRGYPADHFTLQPVRLEHLEQFNELLKYVFQVTSHDLQEVGYEKGELIRAKRPILRKADVIGWFDREKLISQLAIYPCEVNIRGTIFAMGYLTGVGTYPEYASMGLMSRLLKKGLEMMRANGQWISYLFPYSIPYYRRKGWEIISDKMSFSLRDTQLPSKAETKGFVKRQSLNHEDIIHTYDRFARTTHGALIRDDLAWEEYWRWENEEEHFAALYYNSDKEPTGCLFYRIAEDIFHIKEMFYLNQEARKGLWNYISAHFSMIEEVKGFSYKDEPIAFLLEDSEITETIQPYIMARIVDLEKFLLACPFANPPVTDFHFVVEDSVLEWNRGVFGISFDRNENLCLSREPLGQPVHTDIQTLTTMLMGYKRPSYLASIERLRTDPRTLRSLEQLIPQAAPYFSDYF